A genome region from Dendrosporobacter quercicolus includes the following:
- a CDS encoding helix-turn-helix transcriptional regulator, producing the protein MKQPNIPYLENICFENTIHKHVHNFGHLILPLQGTLNLQTDRQSMIVDLKHILFLPPKYEHSYFSQDRNKFLVFFIPAFIAESCSNEVKFLDFDAQWQALRFLMLNEYQNPTTNTTAIKQLLYYSFHLIQRGHEFASLRYLRENYHSRISLKILAQLEHYEANYYSQWFEKKMGINVQTFLHNLRLAEAKRLLTETNFSILDIAQQVGYEYQASLTRLFKQYEGTTPQKYRKKFKEQGKKTFISLRISSLIVFIIE; encoded by the coding sequence ATGAAACAGCCGAACATTCCCTATTTAGAGAACATTTGCTTTGAAAACACTATCCATAAGCATGTGCATAATTTCGGTCATCTAATTTTGCCACTGCAAGGTACTTTAAATTTACAAACCGACCGCCAATCTATGATTGTGGATTTAAAGCATATTCTGTTTTTGCCTCCTAAATATGAACATAGTTACTTTTCCCAGGATAGAAACAAATTTTTAGTATTTTTTATTCCAGCATTTATTGCTGAAAGTTGCTCAAATGAAGTAAAATTTCTGGATTTTGATGCACAATGGCAGGCGTTACGGTTCTTAATGCTCAATGAATATCAAAATCCAACAACAAATACTACAGCGATCAAGCAGTTACTCTACTATTCGTTTCACTTAATACAGCGGGGTCACGAATTTGCATCCCTTCGTTATCTCCGCGAAAACTATCATTCGCGCATATCGCTCAAAATATTAGCTCAGTTAGAACATTATGAGGCCAACTATTATAGTCAGTGGTTTGAAAAAAAGATGGGAATCAATGTGCAAACATTTCTTCATAACTTGAGATTAGCAGAAGCCAAACGCCTGCTAACAGAAACAAATTTTTCCATTCTGGATATTGCTCAACAAGTTGGCTATGAGTATCAAGCATCCTTAACAAGATTATTTAAGCAATACGAAGGAACAACACCGCAAAAATATCGAAAAAAATTCAAAGAACAAGGAAAAAAAACTTTTATATCGCTAAGAATTAGTTCTTTGATCGTGTTTATAATTGAGTAA
- a CDS encoding MFS transporter → MSTHRQLIVLSFSAFVLMLGDGMVLALLPQTVISLSNTVSFVWYLAATYAFAQVVAQLPIGLLADRHGNKPFLFMGYVLSVVAGLLFFFTTNVNLIFLGRILQGIGEAPILGLAPAALSIRYAGHKGKAIGVYNASIYLGMTTGPLLRMTLFQKWSDKQIFLLYAVLCALGVILISCFMENIRKPHKQNTRSQTVALKNFFVLMKSPQILVVCLGITLYGAGFGIFMTIIPAFLLTEQKYDQSYINAFFSLFYIAISTAQIIIGWLSDRLGREIFMVTGMLIASFGLLLFLNYEYFTLILVLCFSSFGLGTYYLSSMAFLNEKVTENHKGTISAIFYLLWGLGMFWGPLLLTNYIQNTNYLLGFSLFSQILLLQAVLLIISKLYYKNNNPINNSFHT, encoded by the coding sequence ATGTCTACACATCGTCAGTTAATCGTTTTAAGTTTTTCGGCTTTTGTACTTATGCTCGGTGATGGTATGGTTCTTGCTTTATTACCACAAACAGTCATATCCTTATCGAATACGGTTTCTTTCGTTTGGTATTTAGCGGCAACTTATGCTTTTGCTCAAGTGGTTGCACAACTTCCCATAGGATTACTTGCTGATCGTCACGGGAATAAGCCTTTTTTATTTATGGGATACGTCCTCAGCGTTGTTGCGGGGTTATTGTTCTTCTTCACCACCAATGTAAATTTAATATTTTTAGGAAGAATACTTCAAGGAATAGGTGAAGCACCAATTCTAGGTTTGGCGCCTGCCGCATTATCTATACGGTACGCCGGTCATAAAGGAAAAGCAATTGGAGTATATAATGCCTCGATTTATTTGGGTATGACTACTGGTCCTCTTTTACGGATGACATTGTTTCAAAAATGGTCAGATAAACAAATATTCTTGCTGTATGCTGTCTTATGCGCACTTGGCGTTATACTAATTTCTTGTTTCATGGAAAATATCCGTAAACCACATAAACAAAATACACGATCACAAACAGTAGCTCTTAAGAATTTTTTCGTTTTAATGAAAAGCCCACAGATTTTAGTCGTATGCCTTGGCATCACATTATATGGGGCTGGATTTGGGATATTCATGACAATCATTCCAGCGTTTTTACTAACTGAACAAAAATATGATCAATCCTATATAAACGCTTTCTTCTCATTGTTTTATATTGCGATCAGTACAGCACAAATCATCATTGGTTGGTTATCTGATCGATTAGGAAGAGAAATTTTTATGGTTACCGGCATGTTAATTGCGTCATTTGGTTTATTGCTATTTTTAAATTATGAATATTTCACACTTATTTTAGTTTTATGCTTTTCCAGTTTCGGCTTAGGGACTTACTATTTATCATCTATGGCGTTTCTTAATGAGAAGGTTACAGAAAACCACAAAGGAACAATTAGTGCAATCTTCTATTTGCTTTGGGGATTAGGCATGTTTTGGGGCCCGTTACTATTAACCAATTATATCCAAAATACTAACTATTTATTAGGGTTTTCTCTATTCTCTCAAATACTATTGCTGCAAGCCGTTTTACTCATTATTTCTAAACTGTATTACAAAAATAACAACCCAATTAACAATAGCTTTCATACTTAA
- a CDS encoding radical SAM protein, whose translation MSFHEIKRVVQDVANLGGRTITLTGGEPTIYPYFFELSEYINQLGMKTLCFTNGTCITPEIAKKMFELNVHPCVSLESANACVHDEMVGCIGAFEKTIGGIDNLITVGYTDKIPLTTNSVITSKNYAYLPELWDYVKSRNIDPFFLRLISSGRSREHDELYVSKEEIEQLAGKIVKLKNHDLAICLPSMSEEGCVKHFFSCHIDTQGYVQLCSGVNIHCGNIRQKSLSTIIQESPLISLMRNIDKNIQGECKECTYHEKCYGCRGVTYAQTGDLVAFDPLCWHKNVS comes from the coding sequence ATGAGTTTTCATGAAATCAAAAGAGTTGTTCAAGATGTTGCCAATCTTGGAGGAAGAACAATTACCTTAACTGGTGGCGAACCAACTATTTATCCGTATTTTTTTGAATTATCAGAATATATTAATCAACTAGGTATGAAAACATTATGTTTTACTAATGGAACTTGCATTACTCCAGAAATCGCAAAAAAAATGTTTGAATTAAATGTACATCCTTGTGTTAGTCTTGAATCTGCAAATGCTTGTGTGCATGATGAAATGGTTGGCTGTATTGGAGCCTTTGAAAAGACAATCGGCGGTATAGATAATTTAATTACAGTGGGTTATACTGATAAAATTCCGCTTACAACTAACTCCGTAATAACCAGTAAAAATTATGCATATTTACCTGAATTGTGGGATTATGTTAAGAGCAGGAATATAGACCCTTTCTTTTTAAGATTAATTTCATCTGGAAGAAGTAGAGAACATGATGAATTGTATGTTTCAAAGGAAGAAATTGAGCAATTGGCGGGAAAAATTGTAAAGCTGAAAAATCATGATTTAGCTATATGTTTGCCATCAATGAGTGAAGAAGGATGTGTAAAACACTTTTTCAGTTGTCATATTGATACACAAGGATATGTACAACTCTGTTCAGGCGTAAATATACACTGTGGTAATATTCGACAAAAAAGCCTGTCAACTATAATTCAGGAATCCCCTCTTATAAGTCTGATGCGTAATATAGATAAAAATATTCAAGGTGAATGTAAAGAATGTACCTATCATGAAAAATGCTACGGTTGCAGAGGAGTAACTTATGCACAAACAGGAGATTTAGTTGCTTTTGACCCTCTTTGCTGGCATAAAAATGTTAGCTAA
- the lat gene encoding L-lysine 6-transaminase, whose amino-acid sequence MAVTNLLKNLNKYMLTDGFPLLMDLDKSRGNIIYDTVSHTEYIDFFTGFASIPISYNHPKMNNQNFIQEIGKYALVKVTNSDIYTKQFIETVLAFKEFAVPAYLKYIFFIDGGALAVENALKAAFDWKLKKNIGKHCIKPDKLKIIHFKEAFHGRSGYTLSLTNTTPIKVAGFPKFNWPRINNPKVKFPIEENILSIKLEEDKALQKIKMILETNAKEIAAIIIEPIQGEGGDNHFRKEFLQNLQELAFRNDVLFIIDEVQTGMCMTGEIWAHQHFNLTPDIVCFGKKTQVCGILAGKRLDEVENHVFKLSSRINSTWGGNIVDFIRLKQYIKIIKEENLLLNAKIQGNYLLEKLYYLQKLFPSLISNVRGLGLFVALDLPNQIIRDTILKMLFNKKVIFIGCGQNSIRFRPILDVTREQIDIVTHKWHEVLLEFSNKSITLPKKVYSK is encoded by the coding sequence ATGGCTGTTACAAACTTATTGAAAAATTTAAATAAATATATGCTAACTGATGGCTTTCCGTTACTTATGGATTTAGATAAAAGCAGAGGAAATATTATTTACGATACTGTTTCTCATACAGAATACATTGATTTCTTCACAGGTTTTGCTTCTATCCCCATTTCATACAATCATCCTAAGATGAATAATCAAAACTTTATACAAGAAATAGGGAAATATGCATTAGTGAAAGTTACTAACTCTGATATTTATACAAAGCAATTCATTGAGACCGTTTTAGCGTTTAAAGAATTTGCTGTACCAGCATATTTAAAATATATATTTTTTATTGATGGGGGAGCTTTAGCAGTTGAGAATGCGTTAAAAGCCGCTTTCGATTGGAAATTAAAGAAAAATATTGGAAAGCATTGTATTAAGCCCGATAAATTAAAAATTATCCACTTCAAAGAAGCTTTTCATGGCCGCTCAGGATATACATTATCATTGACAAATACTACCCCAATTAAAGTTGCTGGATTTCCGAAATTTAATTGGCCGCGAATAAATAATCCAAAAGTTAAGTTTCCGATTGAGGAAAATATTCTTTCTATAAAGTTAGAAGAAGATAAAGCACTACAGAAAATTAAAATGATTTTAGAGACAAACGCTAAAGAAATTGCAGCTATAATTATTGAGCCAATACAAGGCGAGGGGGGAGACAATCATTTTAGAAAAGAATTTTTACAAAATTTACAGGAACTTGCATTTAGAAATGATGTGTTGTTCATTATTGATGAAGTTCAAACCGGGATGTGTATGACTGGAGAAATATGGGCGCATCAACATTTTAACTTAACTCCAGACATTGTATGTTTTGGTAAGAAGACACAAGTTTGCGGCATTTTAGCTGGTAAACGACTAGATGAAGTAGAAAATCATGTTTTCAAATTATCAAGCCGGATTAATTCAACTTGGGGTGGAAATATTGTCGATTTTATTAGATTAAAACAATATATTAAAATCATCAAGGAAGAAAATTTATTACTAAATGCCAAAATACAAGGGAACTATCTACTAGAAAAATTATATTATTTACAAAAATTATTTCCATCGCTCATATCGAATGTTCGCGGCTTAGGATTATTTGTAGCTTTAGATTTGCCAAATCAAATAATTAGAGATACCATTTTAAAAATGCTTTTTAATAAAAAAGTAATTTTTATTGGATGTGGACAAAATTCTATTCGTTTTCGGCCAATACTTGATGTAACAAGAGAGCAAATTGACATAGTAACGCATAAATGGCATGAAGTCCTACTGGAATTTAGTAATAAGAGCATCACGTTGCCCAAAAAAGTATATAGCAAATAA
- a CDS encoding IS3 family transposase, with translation MEQAHLIRSMSKKGCSPDNSACESFFGRLKNEMFYGISWAGVTVETFRQRINAYMEWYRKERIKMSLGAMSPIEYRQSLGLVA, from the coding sequence ATGGAGCAGGCACATTTGATACGATCCATGTCAAAGAAAGGTTGCTCCCCAGATAATTCTGCTTGCGAGAGCTTCTTTGGCAGGCTGAAAAACGAAATGTTTTACGGAATATCATGGGCAGGCGTTACGGTCGAAACCTTCAGGCAGAGGATAAACGCTTACATGGAGTGGTATCGAAAAGAGCGGATAAAAATGTCATTGGGCGCTATGAGCCCAATAGAATACAGACAAAGTCTAGGGCTCGTAGCTTGA
- a CDS encoding DDE-type integrase/transposase/recombinase gives MGWLFPVGKKRKYSPYKGEITPAVPNVLERNFQADKPNQKWLTDITEFALPTGKVYLSPIIDCFDGMPVCWKIGTSPDANLVNTMLDDAVSGLQDGEHIRLFIRIEGAITAGLAG, from the coding sequence ATGGGCTGGCTGTTTCCGGTCGGGAAGAAGAGAAAATATAGTCCGTATAAAGGCGAAATCACACCGGCAGTTCCCAATGTTCTGGAGCGGAATTTTCAGGCGGATAAACCGAATCAGAAATGGCTTACCGACATAACCGAGTTTGCGCTTCCCACTGGCAAGGTGTATCTTTCACCAATCATTGATTGCTTTGACGGCATGCCAGTCTGCTGGAAGATAGGCACTTCGCCGGATGCGAACTTGGTAAACACCATGTTAGACGATGCGGTATCCGGCTTACAGGACGGAGAGCACATCCGATTATTCATTCGGATCGAGGGTGCCATTACCGCTGGGCTGGCTGGATAA
- a CDS encoding IS3 family transposase, with translation MNPTDAPRGELTEGIASSSEEIDAIRAEMQDMQMQIDILKETINVLKKDPGVDQEALRNREKAVIIDALKSKYSLPQLLGALNCSRSSYYYQRQVLCSEDKYRSVREHIKKVFADNHGRYGYRRIHAFLTKEGTRLSEKVVRRLMKQDGLAVSGREEEKI, from the coding sequence ATGAATCCGACTGATGCTCCCCGTGGTGAACTTACAGAAGGGATTGCCTCTTCCTCAGAAGAGATCGACGCAATCAGAGCCGAAATGCAGGATATGCAAATGCAGATTGACATCTTGAAGGAAACCATCAATGTATTAAAAAAAGACCCAGGCGTCGATCAGGAGGCTCTCAGGAATCGAGAGAAGGCAGTGATTATCGACGCCTTGAAAAGTAAGTATTCACTGCCGCAACTGTTGGGTGCGCTCAATTGTTCCCGGAGCAGCTACTATTATCAGCGGCAAGTCCTATGTAGCGAGGACAAATATCGGTCTGTCCGCGAACACATAAAAAAAGTATTTGCGGATAACCATGGTCGATACGGATACCGAAGGATCCACGCTTTTCTTACAAAAGAGGGTACGCGTCTGTCTGAAAAAGTAGTCCGCAGGCTGATGAAACAGGATGGGCTGGCTGTTTCCGGTCGGGAAGAAGAGAAAATATAG
- a CDS encoding zinc-binding dehydrogenase, producing the protein MNALMQALTKISPDITELTNIPVPQYGLREVLVRVRSAALCGTDLHILNWNQWAQGAGIKLPVIMGHECCGDVVAVGSEVKNIEVGDKVVAETHIPCGACYQCQNGEQHICNNLKMFSIHMDGCFAEYTVIPAACIRKIPREISYDVGAVMEPLGTALRGVNATQVGGSRVVIIGCGPIGLFAVAAAAALGAAQIVALDISDLRLAAAIKMGADITLNAVDKNTDQIVLKATGGYGADVIIEASGSPEGLKQSFRLLRKGGRVALIGLPDKPVELDLVKDVVFKEAKIIGIHGREMFKTWTQMESLLVSGKLVVDPVITHILPLTQWREGIELAKSGQACKVIYHP; encoded by the coding sequence ATGAATGCTCTGATGCAGGCGTTAACTAAAATATCACCGGACATTACAGAACTAACCAATATACCAGTACCTCAATACGGCTTACGGGAAGTGCTGGTGCGGGTACGGTCGGCTGCGTTGTGCGGCACCGACCTGCATATACTTAACTGGAATCAGTGGGCGCAAGGGGCCGGCATCAAATTGCCGGTTATTATGGGACACGAGTGTTGCGGTGATGTTGTTGCTGTCGGCAGCGAAGTAAAGAATATTGAGGTCGGCGACAAGGTGGTGGCTGAGACCCATATCCCATGTGGTGCGTGCTACCAATGCCAAAACGGTGAACAGCATATTTGCAATAACTTAAAGATGTTCAGTATCCATATGGACGGGTGTTTTGCCGAATATACCGTAATTCCAGCAGCCTGCATCCGCAAAATTCCCCGGGAGATTTCTTATGATGTAGGTGCGGTGATGGAACCGCTGGGAACTGCTTTGCGCGGTGTTAATGCTACTCAGGTTGGCGGGAGTCGTGTAGTAATTATCGGCTGCGGACCTATTGGCCTGTTTGCCGTTGCTGCGGCTGCCGCACTTGGAGCGGCTCAGATAGTTGCTCTGGACATTAGCGATCTCCGGTTAGCTGCAGCGATAAAAATGGGTGCCGACATTACACTCAATGCTGTGGATAAAAATACCGATCAAATCGTGCTGAAAGCTACAGGCGGTTATGGTGCGGACGTGATTATCGAAGCTTCCGGAAGTCCGGAAGGACTTAAGCAATCCTTCCGGCTGCTGCGCAAAGGCGGGAGAGTTGCTTTGATCGGTTTGCCGGATAAACCGGTAGAGTTGGATTTAGTTAAAGATGTAGTGTTTAAAGAGGCTAAAATCATCGGCATTCATGGTCGTGAAATGTTCAAAACCTGGACGCAAATGGAAAGTTTACTGGTTAGCGGCAAGCTTGTTGTCGATCCGGTGATTACGCATATTTTACCGCTCACGCAATGGCGGGAAGGAATTGAACTGGCCAAGAGCGGACAGGCATGTAAAGTGATCTACCATCCATAA
- a CDS encoding MetQ/NlpA family ABC transporter substrate-binding protein: protein MNRVAAIVLTLILAIVFAGCGNNPTNTNTPEKRTVVVGASPILKDILTVAKEEFDQDGYTMDLKIFDDLVTPNIALQEGSVDVNFFQHEPYLLQFNQNKGTTLVKYHEGIIKYYMGLFSRKITNLNDLTDGASVSIPNDPSNRTRALKLLQSAGLIKLKEGVALPTKLDIVENSKSLNIIETDVMKLVSSLDDVDLSAINSFVAAQGNVDPKTAIAVEDKSESDKFALVIAVKKDQNNEKYAERLETALKSERVRQFLETKYKGAVLPLF from the coding sequence ATGAACAGAGTTGCAGCAATTGTATTAACATTGATCCTTGCCATTGTATTTGCCGGCTGCGGCAATAACCCGACCAACACGAACACGCCGGAAAAGAGAACTGTGGTTGTGGGTGCATCCCCTATTCTTAAGGATATACTAACTGTCGCCAAAGAAGAGTTCGATCAAGACGGCTATACCATGGACTTGAAAATATTCGATGATCTTGTCACGCCGAATATAGCCCTGCAGGAAGGTAGTGTCGATGTTAACTTTTTTCAGCATGAACCTTATCTGCTGCAGTTTAACCAGAATAAAGGAACGACTCTGGTTAAATATCATGAGGGAATAATCAAGTATTACATGGGGTTGTTCTCAAGAAAAATTACAAATCTTAACGATCTGACGGATGGAGCCAGCGTTTCTATTCCTAATGATCCCAGCAACAGGACGAGAGCTTTAAAACTTTTGCAAAGTGCTGGCTTAATAAAATTGAAAGAGGGCGTTGCCCTGCCGACGAAACTCGATATAGTTGAAAACAGCAAGAGCCTGAATATTATTGAAACTGATGTGATGAAACTTGTCAGTTCTCTGGATGATGTGGATTTATCGGCCATCAATTCTTTTGTCGCGGCACAAGGCAATGTAGATCCCAAAACGGCCATTGCAGTAGAGGATAAGAGTGAAAGTGATAAATTTGCCCTTGTTATAGCTGTGAAGAAGGATCAGAATAACGAAAAGTATGCGGAACGGCTTGAAACAGCATTGAAATCGGAGCGGGTAAGACAGTTCTTGGAAACTAAGTACAAAGGTGCTGTTCTTCCATTATTCTAG
- a CDS encoding methionine ABC transporter permease translates to MDDISNLIYKIVVPEFSKTLFMVFSATVLSAAIGFMLAILLTVSHKDGLKPNRYLYQVLDTTINIVRSFPFIILIVAIIPLTRAIVGTSIGEKAAIVPLTIAGAPFIARLVEGSLREVDKELVQAAKSFGASNFQIVFRIMIPEAVPSIISGITLAIVAILGCTAMAGAVGAGGLGAVAITYGYANFDNTIMYGTVFFLIILVQVIQSAGNYLYKILK, encoded by the coding sequence ATGGATGATATTTCTAATCTTATTTATAAAATTGTCGTGCCTGAGTTTTCGAAAACGCTGTTTATGGTCTTTTCGGCTACCGTGCTTTCGGCAGCAATCGGGTTTATGCTGGCAATCCTGCTAACTGTGAGCCATAAAGACGGACTCAAGCCTAACCGATATTTATATCAAGTGCTGGATACAACAATTAATATCGTCAGGTCTTTTCCGTTTATTATACTTATTGTTGCCATTATTCCGCTGACCCGGGCAATTGTGGGGACTTCCATTGGGGAGAAGGCGGCTATTGTCCCGTTGACTATTGCTGGCGCGCCATTTATTGCCCGGCTTGTAGAAGGAAGCCTGAGAGAAGTGGACAAAGAGCTTGTTCAGGCGGCAAAATCTTTTGGCGCAAGCAATTTTCAAATTGTTTTCCGCATCATGATTCCGGAAGCGGTGCCGTCCATAATTTCCGGAATTACGCTGGCAATCGTTGCGATTCTTGGCTGCACTGCAATGGCTGGAGCAGTGGGCGCCGGGGGATTGGGCGCTGTGGCGATAACCTATGGCTACGCTAATTTTGACAATACCATTATGTATGGAACTGTTTTTTTTCTTATTATTTTGGTACAAGTCATTCAGTCTGCGGGTAATTATCTATATAAAATATTGAAGTAA
- a CDS encoding methionine ABC transporter ATP-binding protein, with translation MIEIRNLQKSYNNTAILKNISLVIQDSEIYGLVGRSGAGKSTLLRCINGLEKYDSGSLKIDGFDIKQHSEKKIRHFRKNIGMIFQHFSLMERKTVYQNVALPMQCWGYDQDSIDKRVRELLKVVELEEKINDKPRMLSGGQKQRVAIARALSLNPKILLCDEATSALDPKTTQSILALLKMINETFNIAIVIVTHQMSVVRKICHKVSILEGGAISASGTASSVFLEQPQSLKNLLGEEDDELIAGGGKMIKIIYAESSDNNRLLSDMARQLNVGFSLSGAKLERYRDAVLGSLVITVDDERVQDIGQYLTERGVSWEELSNG, from the coding sequence TTGATAGAGATACGTAATTTACAAAAGTCATATAACAATACTGCGATATTAAAAAATATTAGTTTAGTCATTCAAGACAGCGAAATTTATGGCCTTGTAGGCCGGAGCGGCGCCGGTAAATCCACGCTTCTGCGGTGCATTAACGGGTTGGAAAAGTACGACTCGGGGAGTCTGAAAATTGATGGATTTGATATCAAACAACATAGTGAAAAAAAAATAAGGCATTTCCGGAAAAATATCGGGATGATTTTTCAACATTTTTCATTGATGGAACGTAAGACCGTGTATCAGAATGTTGCATTGCCAATGCAGTGCTGGGGGTATGACCAGGATAGTATTGATAAACGGGTCAGAGAGCTGCTGAAAGTTGTCGAGCTTGAGGAAAAAATCAATGATAAACCCAGGATGCTGAGCGGTGGACAGAAGCAAAGAGTGGCAATCGCCAGAGCTTTGTCTCTCAATCCGAAAATCTTATTATGCGATGAAGCAACGTCAGCGCTTGATCCGAAAACCACCCAGTCTATTCTTGCACTGTTAAAGATGATTAACGAAACCTTCAATATTGCCATAGTTATCGTTACCCATCAAATGTCGGTAGTAAGAAAAATCTGTCATAAAGTATCTATTCTGGAAGGTGGAGCGATTTCTGCAAGCGGAACGGCCAGCAGCGTATTTTTGGAGCAACCGCAGTCACTCAAAAATCTTCTGGGTGAAGAAGACGATGAACTTATTGCCGGCGGAGGCAAAATGATCAAAATTATCTATGCGGAGAGCAGCGACAATAACAGACTGCTTTCTGACATGGCGCGGCAACTCAATGTTGGATTTTCTTTGTCAGGGGCGAAACTGGAAAGATACCGCGATGCAGTCCTTGGTTCTTTAGTAATTACTGTTGATGACGAACGAGTGCAGGATATTGGACAATACCTGACAGAACGGGGCGTTTCCTGGGAGGAGTTAAGCAATGGATGA
- a CDS encoding carboxymuconolactone decarboxylase family protein: MSERYEKGQKKMQEVIGTSGKAVVSSFEKIAPDLSRYIAEFPFGDIYSRPGLDLQKKQLVTVSSLVTQGDTAQALEVHLNAALNVGLTPNEIIEALLQLLPYAGWPKVQNGVNVAVKVFKERGVAPVW; encoded by the coding sequence ATGTCGGAACGTTATGAAAAAGGCCAGAAAAAAATGCAAGAAGTTATTGGAACATCAGGAAAGGCGGTAGTATCTTCATTTGAGAAAATTGCGCCGGATCTTAGCCGTTATATTGCCGAATTTCCCTTTGGCGATATTTACTCCCGTCCGGGACTGGATTTGCAAAAAAAACAATTGGTAACAGTCTCGTCGCTGGTTACACAGGGCGATACGGCGCAAGCTTTGGAAGTCCATTTAAATGCCGCTTTGAATGTGGGCTTGACGCCCAATGAAATAATCGAAGCGCTTTTGCAGCTGTTGCCCTATGCCGGTTGGCCCAAGGTACAGAATGGGGTCAATGTCGCGGTGAAAGTATTTAAAGAACGCGGGGTAGCGCCTGTTTGGTAA
- a CDS encoding YlmC/YmxH family sporulation protein — MVKTSDFKMKEVVNVNDGKRLGTITDIEIDIETGRLTAIVVPGTGKFLGLFGRDDDIVISWEKINKIGADVILVESSLCSNGSTQ, encoded by the coding sequence GTGGTGAAGACGTCTGATTTTAAAATGAAAGAAGTAGTGAATGTTAATGATGGTAAAAGGCTGGGAACTATTACCGATATCGAAATTGATATAGAAACCGGCAGGCTTACAGCGATCGTAGTGCCGGGGACGGGAAAATTTCTGGGCTTATTTGGGCGAGATGATGATATTGTGATTTCCTGGGAAAAAATAAATAAAATAGGCGCTGATGTTATTCTGGTAGAATCCTCGTTATGCAGCAATGGAAGTACGCAATAG
- the spoIIR gene encoding stage II sporulation protein R: MRRNLQKIILIVSILLFVSMGWIFLIEEVKDNAPATFGQSELIRLHVLANSDNPEDQQLKLKVRDAIIADLAPQLEHLTEPEAARRVVQDNQNRIVDIAKQVLSENGCNYPVDIQFGLFDFPVKSYGNFVLPAGKYEAVRILIGSAEGKNWWCVLFPPLCFIDVTNATAVPAVQGKAAVITEKSPTEIEVKWKIAELWQALKASNIESSN; the protein is encoded by the coding sequence TTGAGGAGAAATTTACAGAAAATAATTTTAATAGTAAGTATTTTACTATTTGTGTCCATGGGCTGGATTTTCCTAATTGAGGAAGTGAAGGACAATGCCCCGGCCACTTTTGGGCAGTCGGAATTAATCAGACTGCATGTGTTGGCAAACAGTGACAATCCGGAAGATCAACAATTAAAGCTTAAAGTACGGGATGCCATCATTGCCGATTTGGCGCCGCAGTTAGAGCATCTTACCGAACCCGAAGCAGCCCGCAGAGTGGTTCAAGATAATCAGAATAGAATTGTGGATATTGCTAAACAAGTGTTAAGTGAAAATGGCTGCAATTATCCCGTTGACATACAGTTTGGCCTATTTGATTTTCCGGTAAAATCATACGGTAATTTCGTTCTTCCGGCCGGTAAATATGAAGCTGTCCGTATTCTGATCGGTAGTGCCGAAGGTAAAAACTGGTGGTGTGTTTTGTTCCCGCCGTTGTGCTTTATTGATGTTACGAATGCAACGGCAGTACCGGCGGTGCAAGGGAAGGCCGCCGTAATAACGGAGAAAAGCCCAACAGAAATTGAAGTAAAATGGAAAATAGCAGAATTATGGCAGGCCCTCAAAGCAAGTAATATTGAATCATCAAACTGA